The DNA segment CGCACCGGGAGGCGGATCGTTCCCAAGATGGTTTCGGATGATCCGTTGAATCCTGTTAGCGTTCTGGAGGACGCTTTTATGTCGTCGAGGTCGACTCCCATCTTATGCAGAGTTCCTCGGAAGATGAGGTCGACGGAACTCCCGGTGTCAATAAGGATCTTGGTGACATCATACTCTCCAATTccgaggacgacgaggaggagATCATTATGGGGCGCGTGAACACCTTCAGCGTCATCTGATGAGAAGGTTATTGGAGGATGACTTGACGGTTTACTCGGCCACTTCTGGGACGTCGCGACTTGTCGACGATAATCTTTCACGGAACGGACTGAGTCGCCGCTAGGGGAACCCCCCATGATGACGTTTAAAGACTGTCCCGTTTGGACTCGCTTGGAGTTCAGTAAGGCGCGGAGGTCTTTTGGTACGCTGGTATCAGGAGGTGGAAGTTGAGGTTGACCTTTAGCTCGTTCCAACTGTCGTCGTAAGTCTGTTGATTTTGACTTGTTAAGCCTCACGCGGAGATCGCTTACTCCGGCATTGAGTTTGTCTCGGAGGTCGCCAATTGGCCCTTCGTTGTTGTTGCCATCGCTTGTCGAGATGCGCCGAGACTTCCGTGCATCTAGCATCGTCCGGAGATCTCTGCGCGTGGTATCGCTTCCAGTTTCCGGTGCGAGCCGCCGTTTAAGGCTGTCTCTCAGGTCTCCGGGTACAGGCGAATCGTCATTATCTTCGTCGGACGACAAGGATTGCTGAGAGAGTATAACCTCAATGCGTCTACGATTAGCCGGATGCTCTTCGTCGGCTGAGGAGTCTCCCCCGCCGTTATCCCTTGGGgtttcttcctcgtcgtctcgTTGCGGAGCGTCGTTTTGTCGACCTCTGCCAGTGGCTTTGCGTTGGGCCCTTCGTTCTTTGTTCTTGCTCCAGCTCTTACCGTTCTTTGGTTTGGCTTTCAATGGCTCAAACTTAAACTCGCCGCTTGCAAGGGACGAGAGGTAATGCGCGTAGAGAGATTTGCATTCTGAGGTATCGTGTCCTTTGACGTCGTGATACTTGCAATGCTTGGTGAGGTCGACGGTCCGGGAGGGTCCTGCTGCTGATCCGACTCCCGCTGCGGGTTGGGTGGTGCAAACAGAATCGACTTTTTGGTCGGATGACTCGAGTTCTCTTACCCACTTGTTCCACCCCTCCCCGCGAACTACGAGAGTGGAGATTGGTGCGTTATTCTCGTTAACGACATACATGTAACCGTCCTTGCGACCGTTTTTGTCGTTTGGGCATGTTGGCGCGGTTCTTGTCGCGCATTTGCGTTCTTAGCCGCTGGAGCCTTGGGTGCGCTCATCTTGCTGAGGATTGCGTTGGTGTCCTCCTCCATTCGGATGAAGTTATCGGAGCGTGCGATAGCGTCTTGGAGCGACTTGGTTGGATTCTGGTACAGGTCTTCTCAGAACTTGGAGTGGACCCACAAGGTGTTGCGCAATGCGTCGATAGCGATTCCGTCTGGGATCTCAATCTTCGACACTACGGCTTTGAATTTCTCCATGTAGTCGCGCAAGCTCTGGTCCTTTTTCTGATTGAGGTTTCATAGGCTGGACGCGGTGGCGCTGCGCTTTGTGAACATGATGTATGTCTTGAGAAAAGCTGCTGATAGGTCGCGGAAACATCCGATTGAGTTCTCCTCCAACTGGGAGAACCAAGTCAGGGCTTGCTCGTGAAGAGTCTCGACGAACAGCTGGCAGTAACCTGCGTCCCTTTCGTCGTCGGGGAGTCGAGCTCGCGCCATCGCGATGTTAAAAGCGGTCATATGTTCCACCGGGTCTCCGCCGGGCTTGTACTCAGGTAGGCGCAGCTTTTCTATCTTTCCGAGTTGGACGCTAGTTAGCGCGCGAGTAAAAGGAGTGCGCGAGGTTGCGGCGAGTACACTCTCTATTTGCGGAGCTGCGCTGGTTACATGGTGGATCTTCTCTCCCATTTGTTGAAGGCTGAGTTTGAGCTCGGCGAGCTCGCGTATTGTCGTGAGATCTGAGCCTGCTGGGGGAGCGTCTGCGAGAAAGGCTTCGTTAGGCTCCGAGTCGTCAGAGATATGGTCGACTCCGGCTGCCGTAGGATTTGTGTTGAAGAGGCGGCGGCGTGTCAGCTGGGGACGGCTCGTTTGTCCCTCAGGGGCTGTGAGCGCCGCGACCAACGCAGCGAGTTGGTCGTTGGTTGTCTTTTGGACTTCGTCTTGGCGGGCGAGTCGAGCCATGACGGAGCTCATGAAATCTGAGGTGATGGGCGGCGCGGCCGCAGGCGTAGGCGTCGGTTCCTCGCCTGGGGCGCCGAAGGCGGCGTCGTCTTGAGCCATGTAGATCTAGAACGTTGCTTTAGTCggccccacggtgggcgccaatTGTTTGTACAGGATTCGGTCGATTAGAATGATGAACTTAGAAAATGGGGTGACTAAAGACGTTTTTATTAGGATTAACACAGTGGGTTACAAGACTGATGAAAGGTAAGGAGACAAGATCAGAGGTTTAAACGACAAGATCAAAGAGATGATtaggaaaccctaaatctagccgCTTAGTATGTGATTTGTCCAAAAGTCCTTCTTTCGTTGCCTCCTCCTTCTCTCTTATAGTGCCCTTGTGCGTGGTGCCCTAATCGCGCCTATCCTTTGGGCCTTGTCGCCCAAAGGCCGAGTATGTGGGCCTTGGTATTGTTTCATCCAAGCCGAGTACAGCTGATCGACTTAGCTGGTGGGCTTAAAGTACTCTGGGGTCGAGCCGACGTCTCTAGCCGCTAAGCCGACTAAGCTTGATCGACCTTGTTGGGCTAAAGCCTGTTATGTGATGGGCCTTGTGGAGGGATGTAATCCATCTCCTACAGTTTTTATCCTTTTGTATAGACTTCCATCCATATGAAGAACTAGTTGAACTTGTCCACCGTAAAAATGTCTATAAATTATAGTATCTTCCTTTATAAATTCTTGCTAGCAAGGACCGAGGGTTTTGGACTATTTTCCATGCATGCTTAGCTAATAAAGCCAAGTTGAAAGCTCTCAAATCATAGAATCCCATACCATCTTCTTTCTTTGGTAAACATATTCTTTCTAAGAAATCCATGATACCTTCCTTTTACCGTCACTGTGCCCCACCAGAATCCAGATAGAATAGAGTTAACTTCGTCAcgttttttagaaaaaaatgttaaattaagtatacataaaaaaaacttcaaagcatTGACACCTTCACGCGCAAGTTTCATCGTGTTCTCCACCACGCGCAAAGACATTACCGTCTTTAAACAATAACACCTTCTCTAACCACCTAATTACGAATAATTTCTCGTCATTCACCTAGTTGCCATATCCTTCTTGTATATTGAACATAATAattcataattaaattattattttatagtttagaaTTATGTTTTATGATTGATAAATtgattaattcatttttataaattaataatttaaagtataaaattagtttatttgtaAATGATtggtttatgtatatattgagtggttatattttaatttatggattataatttaattacatatttatattttaaggtTTAGTGTTTGTGTATCAAAAAGATCATACAGTTAGTAATTTTGCAAAACCTAGCTTCTTACGATGAGATATGGTATAAATATGTATGATCAATTGAATTAAATTGAAAATTCAGTGGaaatgtttatttaattattgttaGAAGCTTGTACGACGTTTAACATAGAAACAGAagatatgaagaaaaaaaaaagaagtggtATACAGCGAATAGAATCCctttatatatagaataaaagAATCAAATGAGATGGCAAAGACGAGGCCTTGAACACAAGTGCCTTCCATTGGCCTTGATCATCGCCACCACTCCTGCAGTCACTCCTGCCCACAAAGCTGACGCCAGATACTGCTGCGTGTTTCTTCCCGCTGTTGtttatatcattcaaaatcaactCCAACCCCATAAgtcatataaaattaaaagccTTTCTTTACCTTGATGAATAGTGAAAGATGTCACTGTCACACCACCTATCAACAATGCTGATGCTACTGGCAGAAACTGTTTTATTCTCACCCAGCaaacaaaacataacataaacgAAATCAGATCAGTatctttccatttttaacaGACTGTTTGAGTGCATTTCAGGAGGAACATACAGACGGTTGTGATCCTCCAATAGGCTGGAGCTGTGAAGGGCTGTTTGTGCCCACTGTGTAGCGACCACTTATGAGATCCAAAGCATCCTGCAACCAATTGAAAAATCTCTATTTCTCATCTCTTACATAAAAACATCGAATCTAATCTTGTAAAAAAGACACTACTTGCCTGCCTCACACCATCCTGGAAGTTATTCAGATAATATCTCGACATAGCACTGATGCCATCTTTGATTGCTCCAGATACAGTTTGTTTCCCGTACCTGCCATGTAACTATTAACATCCTCtttctaaattaatatgataaaAGAATCTTAAGGCGGACATTTTCTCACCTGACGAGGTCGCCCTTAAGAGCATATGTCCCGGCGTATTGCAAGCTAATCTCGTCCCCTTGCTCAGCCCAAACTATCAGAAAAGCCAAAAGGATTTTAGCTTTTTGATGAAAAGGCAGAAAATATCATACAGCTAAGACAAGTTGCAAGTGAGTGACATTCACTTACTTGTTCTGAACTTTGTGTAATCATCTTCAAACATGGATACACACTCTGCGGAATCAAGCACTCCGATCCTTTGAAGTTGTAGATTCAAAGACTTTTGGGCCATGTAATTCTTTTCACATGAAAAAGTTTTTGAATGCAATCAGAAGCAGTTCAGTGACAATGTTATTTGTAGCAAACACAGATGAAGTTAGATATGCAAGTAGTGATTTTCTCCCCCAAATAAATTAGTAGCTTGACCAATACTTGTACCAATCAAGATGGCTGGTGGAAATGAAAGAAAAACGAGAGTAACAAATCAAATTGAACAAACCTGGGTAACATTTGTGCGGTCAAGACAGTCGATGCAGTTAGATCTGATAACTCCTTTCTGCTCTTCTAGGATGTTCCCTTCTGCGTCTACAAGGAAGTATCTGCTCAGCTTGGATTAGTGGcagctgaaacaaaaaaaaaatctctgcaCATAGCTAGCATCTACCTAACtttaaccaaacaaacaaacaaatctgATCTGACTGCTATGCAAATATTAACTCAGTGTCTAGAACTGAACTAAAAGAATAATAAGTTGTTTGCTTACGCTTGCTTTTCAAATTCATCCCCAATCTGTTCATAAAGTACCCCCAAGTTGTCGAAGTTAGTAGTTCCACAGATGTGATGGAAGTCAAAGGCGACATATCTGTGTCAAAACAACCTCATTAGCTAATAATACCTCTAATTCAACTTTGATGGAAGAACAGATTAAATAAAGAGAAAGGTGAAAGACATCCAAACAAACGAATAAATTATTACGAAGTGTCAGGAAACGGAAAAAGAAGTTTACCTCACGTTTGGAAGCCTCGCCATTTCGGTGGCGTATGCTTTGCTTAATTCACCTTCAGCTCCATGCTATTTGTAGACAAGGAAAGTAAGCAAGTGAATATTGCGTAGCAGCAACCACAAAATAACTGAAGCTAAAATGTCAAAATGCACTATGTTCTTATCTGCAATGAGGAGCAAGGAAATGTACCTGATCTGTTAGGTTAACTACCATAATTTCTCCATATCTTTGGCTAAGATCATGGAAGTGGC comes from the Brassica rapa cultivar Chiifu-401-42 chromosome A01, CAAS_Brap_v3.01, whole genome shotgun sequence genome and includes:
- the LOC103848640 gene encoding phosphoinositide phosphatase SAC8; this encodes MEIAPSSSRFKLYDQLELLEFPDKYVVKPVDSPHEGFSVDRRDGNIKPLDDNTSSGNATKVSTVFGVAGTIRLLAGTYLFVITSREEAGTFLGFPIFRVTAMKFLPCNGNLRFATAQEKKDEAYFRTLLQALETTPGLYFSYETDLTVNLQRRCKLAVGWTSKPMWKQADPRYVWNWHLLEELIECKLDGFITPLLQGSYQVAELQLTNTPSVISLISRRCTRRLGTRMWRRGANLEGDTANFVESEQIVEINGFKFSLLQVRGSIPLLWEQIVDLSYKPQLKINKHEDTPKVVQRHFHDLSQRYGEIMVVNLTDQHGAEGELSKAYATEMARLPNVRYVAFDFHHICGTTNFDNLGVLYEQIGDEFEKQAYFLVDAEGNILEEQKGVIRSNCIDCLDRTNVTQNYMAQKSLNLQLQRIGVLDSAECVSMFEDDYTKFRTIWAEQGDEISLQYAGTYALKGDLVRYGKQTVSGAIKDGISAMSRYYLNNFQDGVRQDALDLISGRYTVGTNSPSQLQPIGGSQPSFLPVASALLIGGVTVTSFTIHQAGRNTQQYLASALWAGVTAGVVAMIKANGRHLCSRPRLCHLI